One part of the Rutidosis leptorrhynchoides isolate AG116_Rl617_1_P2 chromosome 1, CSIRO_AGI_Rlap_v1, whole genome shotgun sequence genome encodes these proteins:
- the LOC139892893 gene encoding uncharacterized protein produces MALIGKWWWRFKTETTSLWVKVISSIYGPSVWLLCDDSSHIYCYKSIWIDIIKNGDNICEIGIPFRNLFDKVIGDGGSTSFWNCSWNGSEVLKDKFKRLWRLETNMDALVKDRIIWDRSNWVGNWAYFPGVREESFKVYPK; encoded by the coding sequence ATGGCTTTgattggcaagtggtggtggaggtttaaaaccgaaaccaccTCCTTGTGGGTCAAGGTCATTTCGAGTATTTATGGGCCTTCGGTTTGGCTTTTATGTGACGATTCTTCTCATATTTATTGCTACAAATCAATATGGATTGATATTATCAAAAACGGTGATAACATTTGTGAGATTGGTATTCCTTTTCGAAACTTGTTTGATAAAGTTATAGGTGATGGCGGGTCTACTTCTTTTTGGAATTGCTCTTGGAATGGAAGTGAAGTTCTAAAAGACAAGTTCAAAAGGCTTTGGAGACTTGAAACAAACATGGACGCTTTGGTCAAAGATCGTATCATTTGGGACAGGTCAAATTGGGTGGGTAATTGGGCGTACTTTCCGGGCGTGCGGGAGGAGAGCTTCAAGGTTTATCCGAAATGA